CTGTAGTACTTAGATTGTCCAAACTACTCATTGAGTTGTTCTATTGATGTTTGATGCTATGTTTTGACCGCAACATATTACATAATTCAAGTAACTGCATTCAACTGTCATTGACTGAAAATATCATAAATGTTCTTCAGAAATGTACTTATTATATAGGGTTTTTAGGATCATAATGTGAAACACTGTCAAATTGCATGCCCGCAGGGACGTATTCATTGTACCTTTTGTGTCAGATCTTTCGATTCTGTCTCCTAGAATATCGTTACTTTGGGGCTATGGTAATCGGCTTTATTGTTCTCATTGGATGttcacttgctttatgatttcagcACTTCACTGGAACCGTAATTTTTCTGCCCTCCTATTTGCCATGATCTTAAATATTTACACTGGTTTGACATGCAGATGCTCTTGCTGCTGCTTTTCGGAAACATGTGGACACGTTTGGTGGACTAGATATCTGCATCAACTGTGCTGGATTTGTCAATAAATCATTGGTTTATGATGATAAATCTGATGGAACTTCCACTTGGAAGCGTGCTGTAAATGTGAATCTTGTTGCTGTTATCGATGGTACTCGCATTGCAGTAAGCCTCACATCAACTCTGTCTGTTGTAATAGCATTGCAGTAACACCAAGTGCTGCTCCTGTGCTCCTATTTGTGGCCTTTGTTGAGTGCATATATATTTCAATTTCTGCTGATATAGTTATTTAAAAAGTATATCTTTTTCCAGTAGACTATTGCCCTGATTGAAGGATAAGAGGTAACAGTTTTATCAGAATATAGCATGTCCTTGTCCCTGGAGACAAGAAGTAGGATAATTTTATCCCACCTCGGGCTTCCTTCTTTATGAAACTACTTTTGTACAGTGTTgtccttttattttattttattaataaagcaaacagtgggggcctcccctgctgtattttctaaaaaaaaaagaagtAGGATAATTTTGGATTGGTGGCATTGAGAATTTGTAGATCACTCTTGCATTATCTgcaaattttgaaattttcaaCTTTGCACTACTTCAAAACATAACAACAATTTTCATACAAGTTATCTGTACTTATGTTTTGCAAAATAAAACATGTATACTACTAATATTGTTTTTtttcacaaaagtctcaagtaatGCGATCCCAGAAGAAGCCTGGTGTCATAATAAATATTGGCTCAGTTGCTGGCATATATCCTATGAGCTATGAACCTGTGTATAGCGGGACAAAAGGTTTGTTTCTTACTAAAGACAGATATGCTATCCATATATGCTGAGTGTGTTGGCAGCAGAGCAGTTGCAACATGGAACTAGTTTTGGATTTATCTAATACTATTGATTCGTAGAAAATAATTCACACACTGATTAGTTTAGCCCAAGTTACACAAACCACAACATGTAAATGCATTCAGATTTGGGTCATGTAAAGCTCAATGCTAAACGGTTTGGCATGTATGTACACTGTGTGACCTCAAACTTCATTTTTGTAGGGGGTGTGGTTATGTTTACAAGATCACTTGCCCCACTGAAGCGGCATGGCATTCGTGTCAATGTACTGTGCCCTGAGGTATTAAGATTTGCATAACTGGAGGCATATAAAGCTAATTATTTCTAGTATAGTACTCGTTGACTTCACATTCATCACAGTAACTTTGAAACAGTTCCTGCATTCCTTATTAACTTGTGAGAAATTGCTGATAGGTTTTGCATTCAGGACGTTGATCTGACAAACATATAGTAGAGCTTGGTCTTTCAAAAATCATACAGTAGAGCATAAGTAAATTCTTCTGCTGGCTCGGTCTGCACGGTCGCTGCTGGACAGCAGATCGCTGACATCGCCACAATATTCAGAGCAGCAGCACTTCTTGGCTGCTCATACAGCAGGGACGTGCTACAACCGCAGGGCCTTCAGGCCCTAATGCCCAGCAGCACTGGCTCCATTGCGGACTAGTGGCTAGCGGCAGGAAGCCGATTGACCAGAGAGACCGCAGGATCTTAGATGTGATGGTGGTTTTGGTGTTCTGGACAATCTGGAAGGAGCGCAGTCGCAGGGTGTTTGACAGTATTGCGGCCACAGCTGCCATTCTTGCGCAAAGGATTAGAGAGGAAGCTCATACTTGGATCATGGCAGGCTTCCATCGGTTGAGATCGTTCTTTGAAGTATCCAATGGATAGTTTTACATTTACGTCTAGGTCATCTTTTTGGTGGCTTTTCTGTGTAATAAACCTTGTTAAACGCTATCCCGCCTGAGCCATTTCCAAGCTTGGGCATGCGTGAGGTCGCGCTTTCTCTCCTCTGAATGAAATACGCGCTCAGGCGCGTTCATGAAAAAGTAGAGCATAAGTAAGTGTGGCTGCTCACTAGCTGGGTTCTCATGGTGAAGGGACAATAATTCAAGTTAAAGATGTATGAACATGAACTTGAACTAATAAATTGTAAAATCAAAAGAAGCTTGTTCCACACGTAGCGGCTGGTAGGACAAGGACAATTTTGAGCAGCTCCCTGCTTATTTGAGGAAAAAAGTATATTTCAAGAGTCTTATTTACCTTAGGTTTATATGTTGCACTGATGTATGCAGTTTGTCCAAACTAATATGGGAGAACAAGTAAATCGTGTACTTGTAGATGCGCTTGGTGGATTTTTAAAGGTGGAGGATGTTGTTAATGGTAAGCTATTTCTCACCTAGTTAAGTTGCACTCCTCTGTCCATCAAGGTAGAATGTATCTTGGCAGGGAAAAGTCTTCCAAAGTATATCTGGACTCCTATTTCTTTAAAATATATGTTGCCAAATGTTATAAAATCAACACCATCTTAAAAGTACTTTGAGTACAAATCTATTTTGGATTTTTGGTACAACTTACACTAACAAGAAAAAATGCATATAATTTGATTAAATGTTGGTCAAAACTTGTAGAATTCGACTTTTCCCTAGTCAAAATACAGTACATCTTACATGGATGAACGAAAGGAGCAATTATTTGTTTTACTTTATTGCCTAATTTTTTCCGCGTAATAGTTATGTCATGATTACAATTGGTTACCAACTTACCATTGAACCTTAGATGAACCGTGCTACTAATGTTCAGTTGAGATGGGCTGCTTTAAATGGTGACCTCAAAATATGGGCATTCATGCATATGTGAAATATGTATATTATAAATTGACTCCTAAATTGCAGCATGGTCTCAGAATTTGAGCTGTAGGTTAACAATTTCGCCACGAATAAAAAAAAGACCTGTTATGTTACAGGTAGGTATGTTTTTTACCTCCCTTGATCTCCTTGTATAAATGCAGCGCTCAAATTCATGGACCCAAGCAACAAAACTATGCAAGCTTAAGTGTCAGTCGTTATTAATGTCCATGTTTGTATATATATCTCTTGCACATGATGTTTCCTGGATGTATGATTAAAAAAAGGATGAtgtttttctttttcccttttaCCTGAAAAGAACCCCTTTTTATTTGAATTAGGTGCATTTGAGCTTATAGAAGATGAGAGCAAGGCTGGTGCTTGCCTTTGGATATCTAAACGGAAAGGGATGGTTTACTGGCCAAcatcagaaaaagaaaaaaattacctTGTTTATTCCTCGAAATCAAAAAAGGAATTAGTAAAGAATAGATTTCCTAGTATCCAAGCACCTGAATACTTTCAGAAGATGTAAGTAGTCCTGCTACGTTTGATTTATATTGTTCTAATAGCTTGTTGAATGTACTTGTTCTTCTCAAGGGATTGTTGAAGGATATACTCTGATGTTCTGATTTCTGTTCCTTTTCAAGCTATGGCACTTTCCTGTTTCTGTTCTTTCCACATTTTTGTAGCTCTTGGGTTGACAGTTACTAGTGGAATGTCACGCTAAATAGCGGAGCATTTATTCACTGCTATTTGATTTTTGTCACATATATGGATTACCATGGAAGTTTAGTTCTTGAACCCTTTTTCTTTTCAAGAACATGGAACATGATATGAATGTAGTTCCAGGAATCTATGTAAAAGTATTGCCCATAGTAACTAATCAATTTTATATGTTTTAGAGGTATCGTAACACCAATAGCTGGTCCATTTCATAGTATCTAGCGAACTATATTCCTAATGGGCAACATCCTGTCAGTTCTTACATATCTTTATGATGCTTTTGTAGGGTTGTTCACACACTCAGCCATAATTTCCGGAATGCTACAAGGCTTGAGCATGTGCGCCTGAGATTACCCATTGAATTACACAGCGCTCTAGTTAAAATTATATATGCTGGTGTAAATGCTAGTGATGTAAGTCCTTGCATTTGTATTTTcgattttctcttttttttccccCACTGCTTAAGCTTAACAATTAGAAGATGTTAATGATATGTTTCAGGTAAACTTCAGCTCTGGTCGTTATTTCAGTGCTAATGGTAAAGACGCTGCTTCACACCTTCCATTTGACGCTGGTTTTGAGGTAACTGGTGCTTTTCATAATTCCATGCTCAGTCTGTTCTTTTTGCCACATTAACACATCTGTGTTATGCATACTTGCATTTTTTATTTATGACATTTTATGGAGTTTTCATTGCCTTTCTAATATTATAAGTTTTACCAGATTCTGTCTTTAAAAATATAAATGCAGGCCGTGGGAATTGTTGCTTCTGTTGGAGATTCAGTGAAACATATCAAAGTTGGCACTCCTGTGGCCCTCATGACTTTTGGAAGCTATGCTGAATTCACGCTGGTACTGCTTTCTATGCCTCTTTTGTCTAGCATGGTGCCAAGTATCGCAACAAATCTTGAATAAATGATCAATTGACCCATTAATTACATGCAAATAACTATTGGTGTGATTGGCTGCTTGCATTGGCCTTATCCTGCATTAGACCTAATGCAGCACAGCCCAAGACAACATAAATGTATTTAATGTTTCGGCTTGGTTGTCCTGCACATGAAACCTGCGTTTGGTAAGATTGTGTTCCCCTATCGGCTTGTGCAAATCTGCATTGCTAACATGACCCTGTTTTACTAGCTAATGTTGCATTCGACTTGCTTTGAGCACTATACAAACCTGCATAAGAGCCTCTGCAGACAACCAAACATAGGTAAACTACACTGCAATCAGTCTGATGCACGCAACCAAATAGACCTATATTAAAACTTGGATTCTACATGCAATTTTGAAATGATCACTAAACTATAAAAAGCCCATATGAGCATAACTATGTTTAGAGAATCTTCTGTATACACACAAATGCATAGAAAATCTTGTACTATAGAACCAACCACCAACAATAACAACAAAATCTCATTCTTTCTAAGTAAGATAAAGAGTTAAATTTGCTAGCGGTCCATGAAGTTGTCATggtatgccacttaggtccacgaTCTATGAAAATGCATTTCTGGGCATTAGAATTGTCCAATGGTCCACCTCAGGTCAATGTTACCCATGTTAGCACCTAGCAGCCTATGCGGTGTGCTGACGTGGACACTGGCCCATGGGATCAACATGTCATGCTACTCATGCACACCTTGTTTctcttctcccttcccctattctcTCGGCAGTGCTTGGCCGATGTCTCCTCACCCTTGACCATGGTCAGGGATGAGGGCACGTGCAGGTGGCAGCAAATGAAGTCTCCAACTATTTCatggatgacatgtgggccctatgGGTCAATGTCGAGGTTGGTGATGCCACGTAGGTAAGGTGTTGGCATGGGTAACATGGACCTAGGTGAACCATTTGACAAGTAATGATccagaaatgtgtttttagagttCATCGACCTAAGTACTTAAGTGCCACACAGTGACAAGTTCATGGACTGATCGTGTATTTAACTCTAAGATAAATTACCTACCAACCTGTGACCTTTATCCTCCATCGAGTGAGATCTTCTCTAACCTCTTGCGTTTTGGACACCGTTACTGCTGACAATAACATATTTTTTGCTTTATATATCTTTTTGATGGAAGGTTTCAGCCAAAAGTCTTATTCCAGTGCCAAGACCAGACCCAGAGGTGGTTGCTATGCTAACATCAGGATTGACTGCATCCATCGCTCTTGAAAAGGTTATATTTCTCTCCAGATTTGTCTGTTTTTTTCCACCGTTGGCATATGCCATGTATTTTGAGCCCTATTGTGTTCACATAAGATTCAAATTCCAAGTTTGAAGATATAATTTTCTTCCTTGCTTATGTGGATTTGTTTATTCTGCATTTCTTCCATTAGGCTGGTCAAATGACATCTGGGCAGGTTGTTTTAGTCACTGCAGCCGCTGGTGGAACAGGACAATTTGCTGTTCAGGTGAGCTGATGACACTTATGAACTATGATTATGCCTGTTTTATGTAATGCTCCATTGCTTAGTCTACTTCTGTAGTTTAATAAAGGTGGTGCAGTTATGTGTTCTGCATTATTTTTTGAATTTGCACATGATAACTGTATCACGAAAGCTGGAACACATCTTTCCTAGTTAACTATTGCTTAGGATCATGTTCTGGCCACTTGCATTATCTTTTCGCTGCATTCAACATGATATTTGGAGGATACAGGTAACTTTATCTTATTTTGTTCTTCTCCTTTGTGTGTATGATTCTCTATTTTTAAGAAAATTTCATAGACTTTGAAGTCTAAATGTCCTTTTGTTCTGAATATACAGCTTGCAAAATTAGCAGGCAACAAGGTTGTAGCCACATGTGGAGGTGAAAGTAAATCTACGTTTCTAACTTCCTTAGGAGTTGATCGAGTTATCAACTACCGAAGTGAAAAGATCAAAGATGTAAGTTTTTGTTCCAGCCTTTCGTATTTATCTTTCATACTCCAGCTGTTTATAATACATAGTTTGTTGTTTATATTTCAAATGTTTAAGCTCGATAACATTTCTTTTGGTTCCTTTCTGTGCTGATATCAGTGTGTTATTTATTGATATTATAGTGTACATTTATGTTGTCTGGTTGTGTTCCtacttttttttttatgaaactggAGGGGCTTTGGGCCCCTACAGGGATTTTATTGAAATAAAAAGTTTAAAGAAAGTACAACAATAAGGACTGTTCTAATGTTCCTACTTACCAGGTAGCAGTGTAAAATCCTGAAAGTAACGTAATCCTTACACTTGAACGACCTTTGACCATGTAGTGCATGATTTTTTTCTTGAGCATGCTTGTATTACATATTTACATTTATACTCAAATCCATATAGAATATATACAGTCAGTCAGAGTACTGCTCAATAAGGACTGTTCTAATGTTCGATTCCAGGTTCTAAAGAAAGAGTTTCCAAGAGGGGTCGATATCATATATGAATCAGTAGGTGGAGAAACGTTTGATGTGTGTCTGAATGCTCTAGCAGTCTATGGGTGTCTCATTGTAATTGGTATGATCTCTCAGGTATACTTTTGAATTTTGGCAGGCTCTGTACCTTGCATTCATTGATTTATTATATGCTCTGAGTGGTGACTCCAGTGGGTAATACATAATAAGTCAAAACTATCATGTGCTTCACCAAAGAAAAAAATTCGCATATTAAAAGTACTGAGGAGTTGAGGGGCTGATCTGCACAAAGTGATTAGTGACTACACTGCAGGTGCTTTAGAAATCGTACTATTTTCATCTGGTGCTGTTAATAAACATGATTTTTGAAGTTTCGGAATAGAATTGAAGTTTAACTTCAGTCTTTCCTtgtttagtttgttgttatcgtTTCTGAACTCTCTGTTGGAGATGGAGCCTATGTGCTCATTCTTTGGGCTTATACTATCTGTTCCTAGGAAAGATTATTGATCTATTGAGATCATGCTTACAGTTACCTGATCTAGGAAATATGTCAGTTGGTAGTGAATAATGTTTTATATGTTCTCAGTATCAAGGAGAGGAAGGATGGAAGCCACAGAATTACACAGGACTATGTGAGAAGATTCTTGGGAAAAGTCAGACTGTGGTATGTGCGTGCTGAATAACACCAGAAGTCCAGAACTCAATATGAATGCACTGCCCTTAGTATGTTACTTAATAATTGTTGACAAAGTGGCATTGTCGTTTCAAAAATGTGATGTTCGTTAGTCATAGTGATTTGCTCAAAACTGCATGCATGTACTTCGCATTAAATGGGACAGACTCTGAGGCTTTTACCTGTTCGcttggtttataagccgtacattttcagccaacgaacagtatttttttctcacaacaaatcagccaacagtactttcagtcatggcttatcagccaagcgaacaggacaaagTTATCAGTTATCACACACTGGGATG
Above is a genomic segment from Miscanthus floridulus cultivar M001 chromosome 3, ASM1932011v1, whole genome shotgun sequence containing:
- the LOC136542021 gene encoding uncharacterized protein encodes the protein MREINTRRSSRPGRANRRAQLGSLVAVVCPHPASRQIRWPAGRTTDYSDLLPCPFASSHFALLPSLASSVTHDLPAGGSGGMELKPGLSALVTGGASGIGKALCIALARKGVFVTVIDFSEENGREVVSIVQKENKHIHQYARVPSVIFIKCDVTNGDALAAAFRKHVDTFGGLDICINCAGFVNKSLVYDDKSDGTSTWKRAVNVNLVAVIDGTRIASQVMRSQKKPGVIINIGSVAGIYPMSYEPVYSGTKGGVVMFTRSLAPLKRHGIRVNVLCPEFVQTNMGEQVNRVLVDALGGFLKVEDVVNGAFELIEDESKAGACLWISKRKGMVYWPTSEKEKNYLVYSSKSKKELVKNRFPSIQAPEYFQKMVVHTLSHNFRNATRLEHVRLRLPIELHSALVKIIYAGVNASDVNFSSGRYFSANGKDAASHLPFDAGFEAVGIVASVGDSVKHIKVGTPVALMTFGSYAEFTLVSAKSLIPVPRPDPEVVAMLTSGLTASIALEKAGQMTSGQVVLVTAAAGGTGQFAVQLAKLAGNKVVATCGGESKSTFLTSLGVDRVINYRSEKIKDVLKKEFPRGVDIIYESVGGETFDVCLNALAVYGCLIVIGMISQYQGEEGWKPQNYTGLCEKILGKSQTVAGFFLIQYAHQWKDHPEKLFNLYASGKLKVFVDPKKFMGIASVADAVEYLHSGRSVGKVVVCMDPSYDQTLAKL